The window AGCGGCGCGGGAAGCGGTGGTGGTGGGGATTGGCGTTGGTGTTGTTTCTGCTGCCGAGTTCGGTGCAGATTCCAGGGTTTGCGCGTTGCCGATTACCGACTGCAAACGGCGGTTGACCGAGACACTGGTGTGCTTGCGCGAGCAGAGTTCGCGGCGGGTGGTGGCGACGTTTCTGCAGATGGTTCGCGAAAGCCTCCCCCAATGATCGTTCCCACGCTCTGCGTGGGAATGCAGCCCGGGACGCTCCGCGTCCCAAAGCGGACGCAGAGCGTCCATTGAGGCATTCCCACGCAGAGCGTGGGAACGATCCATTTTGTGAACGCTGTAGATCCAATGTGGGAGCGGGCTTGCTCGCGAAGGCCGCACCTCGGTCTATCGGCCGGGCGCCAACTCGAAAAACGCCTGTATCAAGCGCAAATCCCGCCGCCGCTCCATGCAGCCAATCATGTGTCGGTTTACCAACCCTTCACCAACAATCGGCACCGCCGCCACCCGCGGGTCGTGGCTGACTTCCACCGACGACACCACGCCAACCCCCAACTCTGCGGCGACGGCTTCGGTCACCGCCTCGCGACTGTCCAGCTCCAGCAACACCCGTGGACTGACCATCGCCGCGGCGCACGCCTCGTCGAAGGTGCGCCGGGTGATCGAACTGGGCTCGCGCAACACCATGATCACCTGATCCAGCGCCTTGAGCGGTACTCCCTTCGACATCTGCGCCCAAGGATGACCATCAGGCACCAGCGCACAAATCCGTGATTCGCTCAAGTCTTGCAAATGCAGGCCCTTGCGCGGTTCGACCTCGGTCAGCACCGCCACGTCGGCATGCTCCGACAGCAACGCCGCCAAGGTTTCCTGAGCATTGCCCAGCCGCAGGTTCACGGTAATGCCCGGATACCGCGCCCGCAAACTCGCCAGCATCGGCATCACCATGTGCGGCCCGTCCGCCGCAACTTCCAGACGCCCTGTCAGCAACTGTCGGTTGGCCTCGAGCATCACCTGCGCTTCTTCGGCCAGACCGAACATCGCCCGGGTGATCGCGGCCAGTTTGGTGCCCTCCTCCGTCAGTTCCACCCGTCGCGCGGTGCGCCGCAACAGGGTGATCTGGTAATGCTCCTCCAGCGCCTTGATGTGCCCGGTGACCGCCGGTTGGCTGATGAACAGTCGCGCGGCGGCCCGGGTGAAACTGCCCTCGCGGGCCACCGCATCGAATGCGCGGAGCTGGAACAGGTTCATGAATAACCCTCACTGATGACTGGCATAACAACAAACAATTTGATTGATAGCTCGGCAAATTGCAATTTAAGCCCCGTAGCTTCATCCCATCGATTGCGAGGACACGAGAATGAGTACTGCCGAACCCATCCTGCTCACCCCCGGCCCACTGACCACATCGGCCCGCACCCGTCAGGCGATGATGGTTGACTGGGGTTCATGGGATGACCGCTTCAATCAACTGACCGCCAGCCTGTGCGAACAACTGCTGGCGATCATCAACGGCGGCGACAGCCACCATTGCGTGCCCCTGCAAGGCAGCGGCACGTTCGCGGTCGAAGCGGCGATCGGCACGCTGGTGCCGCGCGACGGCAAAGTCCTGGTGCTGATCAATGGCGCTTACGGCAAACGCCTGGCGAAAATCTGCGAAGTGCTCGGCCGCTCCTTCAGCACCTTCGAAACCGCCGAAGACGAGCCGACCACCGCCGCCGACGTCGACCGCCTGCTGCGTGCCGACGCCAGCATCACCCACGTCGCGCTGATTCACTGCGAAACCAGCACCGGCATCCTCAACCCGCTGCCGGAAATCGCCCACGTCATC of the Pseudomonas frederiksbergensis genome contains:
- a CDS encoding LysR substrate-binding domain-containing protein → MNLFQLRAFDAVAREGSFTRAAARLFISQPAVTGHIKALEEHYQITLLRRTARRVELTEEGTKLAAITRAMFGLAEEAQVMLEANRQLLTGRLEVAADGPHMVMPMLASLRARYPGITVNLRLGNAQETLAALLSEHADVAVLTEVEPRKGLHLQDLSESRICALVPDGHPWAQMSKGVPLKALDQVIMVLREPSSITRRTFDEACAAAMVSPRVLLELDSREAVTEAVAAELGVGVVSSVEVSHDPRVAAVPIVGEGLVNRHMIGCMERRRDLRLIQAFFELAPGR